ATAGCCTGGAGTATGCGCAAAACCTAACATATACAGCTTGCTAAGATAGCTCGGAGTTTGTATGAACCATAGGTCTCCAACGCGTGACATGTGGATCAATCACATAAAACAGATTACTGTGGTTCAGAAACAGCAATAGTGTCATCACTAATATAGTTAATATAAGGAGAGTtagtggtgttttggcacatgggagcatatgctcccttaaTTTTGAAAGCATGTTACACacattttgaaatttcaaaaaaattgaaacgagAAATtcacacgtacatcttcacgtgctacgagctcacaaagtcgtttcatgaaaaatcgacttgtcgtgtgacttgtgtaaaaaaagacaaaattcaatgcTAAAAACAAGGTTTTTcaaaagataaattttctcttttttacatagaccacaaaaaatattggttccTCACGAAACTTGAGGAACGCATATatcatgaagatgtacatgtagaattttttctcaaaatttttcgacatttcgaaatataattttttggtagagggagcatatgcacccgggagccgaattgaatttccggagTTTAATATAGTTCTGAATATGCAGAGCAGTGTCAAGCTCAAAGAGCTGGCTTGGTTTAGACTCTCTACTACGATTTTTTCCCTGGAAGTATATTTAAAAAGCCATGCCAAAATGATACTAGTACATCCGTTCCAAAATAAGTGTCGCAACTTTGTCCAGATGTGGACGTATCTAAACGCATTTTAGCGTGAAAGGTCAACGCTCTTAAGCGATATCAATCCAAGAAAGCCCTGGGATAGTTCATTTACCTAGCGAAAGCAAACAATCCGGATAAGCTACTAGCAGAGATGACATAGAAATTCACCTTATGCATGTGTGGGGATCCTTCCATAAGGAGAACCTCAAAGAACACATGTGATCTTGACATCTTCTCTTTGTCCTCATCATCACTCCAGAAGTCCATGCTATAGTCCTCACCAAAACACCTACAGGGAACAGAAAACTGGCTGGTTCAGTCTACATCCAGAAATCAACATGATGTCAAAATTTTGCAATGGACCTAGGTGGAGTCAGGACTTTATTGGTGCATGGCTGTATGCCCGACAAGTATGTAGTATTGGATTACTTTGGTCCTCCGTGGATCTGCAACGCAGCTCCCACCGTACACGCTCCACTTGTGGTACTTCTCCCAGAGGTCCACGAGGTTGAAGTACTCGACACTGGCCATCTCGGCACGGTGCCTACAGTCGGTCAACAACCAGCCATTCATCGTCTGGAGCAAAAGGAGCAGTATATCACTCTCAGACTAAGACATGAAATATTCATAGCCTACCTAGCTACTATGAATCTAAAGAGCATCTATTAATACTAGAGCAGTTGAGCAGGAAGCAGAATTGACAATCCAAAGGTAGAAATTTATGTCAACAGCCGTCACCAGCACAGACAATTCTCAATTAGGCAGGGGGGAAAAAATAAAGTTCGATAGTACTAGTGCTAGCAAATAAGCTCTCAAATGGAACAAGGAAAAATTATACAGGACAGCACAAGCACACACACCAGTATATCCCATCTGTTGAGGTTACAAGGAGGGACAGAAGAAAATGAGAAGGTTGTGCAGCTATGATCTATCCCAGTACCACGCAAACTCTAGCATGGGTGCGTGACTGACCAATAACACACACGACTACCAACCAAACAAGAGATTTTGTGTCACAGAAGCCATCCCTGAGTGATCCGGAAGTTCAGACAGACACAAAATATATTGCAGTCATTCTGTCGAATAACGAGTGTGCAAGAGGAGAAAAAAGGGAGGGGACTCCTTCTGCGCACGTCAATGGCAAAGACGGGgtcctggaggcggcggcggaggtccaAGGAGGCGAGGAGCTTGAGGTGGAGGTCCTCGGAGGCGAGGAGCTTGAGGCGGAGGGAGAGATCTGGGACTGGAAGCGCATATATAGATGTGGAAGCTCAAATACCACCCCCCGATGCCTGGAGGCACAAGAGAAGACAGAGAAAAGCATGTGCATGGTTTAATCACACCGAGGTGAATAATTTAATCTTACCAACAATTCTAATCCTCAGGGTAAGTTCCGCTGCAAAAGATTGATTTCACTCTTAACAGAAGAAGCATATGACCGTGAGAAACAGAAGTTACACATGAGCATATTACTTCACTGTTCAAGACCAGTTTAGTCGTGATTATGACTTTGTACACACACTCTTCTTCATGGACAAGAGATCAAGGGTTGGACATGAATATCACGTATATTCAGCAAGGAATCGGCTATTTTTTCCAACGGAGAAAAAGCTAATGCAGTTACTATACATATATGAAAAAAGAATCTGAAAAATGATATACCTCATAAAATTATAAACAGGAAGGAATTAGCCAAAAGATGTCCAAATATGTGTACCTGATGCCGCGTCTTTCTCAACATTTCCTCCATCCTTGCTGGAACTGCCTTGGCCATCACTGCACCCACCGGCACCAGCTATTCCATTCCATGTTGATGATACAAAGTTAGTGATCATATTTACAGGAAAATGTAACGTGAACAAAAAAAATACAGTATCTAGCTGCAGCTTAACAGGACTGTCATGACAGTAGCGATGCGAAAACCTCTTTTCTCTTTCTAACAATCAAATAAGGCTGTACATAAGAACGGTTGTACAGTAAACATAACATCATGATACAAACCAATCTGATGTGGAAAAAGATGTTTCTTTGTATATGATGAACATAAACATGCCACTCTGAACTATGCATAATTTTTATCTTTGCATTTGGGAATGAGCAGTAGCTTCTTATTCTGAAATAAATATCTTTACATTCCGCACATGTGTGCACATGTTTCTGAGCTTCTTATTCATCTCTGTATTTGGAGAGAACATAAACATGTCAGCCTGAAATAAATGTTTCTTATATTCTGCACAAGAAGAAATATAGCATTTCATGGCCTGCAGGAACATGCATTTCATGTTGTGCAATTTCTATGCAAGAAAGATGAGGAAGACCAAAGAAGAAATAGATGACAAACTGAGTATGCAGCAAGCTCAATTTTGAATTAAAGAAGAAATACTAGATGACAAACTGAGTGTCAGAACGGCGGCGCCGTCAACAGGCGGTTGAGGTCGAGGTCGGGTCAGTGAAGCCGCGGCGCGAGGTCCAGGCCAGGGGGCCGTGCCGCTCCTCCACGGGGTCGAGGCGGGGCATGAGCCCCTCAGCAGCGCGAGGGCCAGGAAGCAGGCCGGCCGGTCTCCCCTGGGGACGAGGCGGTGCAGGAGGTCAGTGGCGCGCGTCGGCGCCGAAGCCAGCGAGGCCGCTGCAGCACGGCGGCGCCGTCGGCCGTGAGACGGCTTCCTCCGGCGGCGGCAGCCGGGCCGAGGtcttggcggcggcggctagggttttccttaataataataataataaaaaaagagAGACAAAGTCAAAGCGCACTGCATCTTCTccttaataataataataataaaaaaagcCAACTGAAACTGCTCACACAAGATAAACTGAAACTGGGGGGAACTCAACGACAAGTAGAGATTGCTAGTGCTGTACTAGTAGCAGCTATTTAGACATGAGCAGCCTAGGCGGACGAGGAGGTGGCGGACGAAGAGGAGGCGGACGAGGATGAGGCGGACGACGATGAGGAGAGGGACACCGTCGCCGCCGACGAAGACTCCACGTCGCTGGAGTCGTCGTGGCGGCGATGACAGCGGCGGAGGGCGGTGATGAGCGCCGCGATGGCGGTCAggagggcggcgacggcggagacgACGCTGGCGATGATGACGATGTTGCTGATGCTGCTACTGACCGGAGGCTGCCGCTGGCCGTTGACACACGGCGGCTCCGGCGCGCACGGGCGACAGGGGGCGCAGGGAGAGGGCGGGCAGTCGAGGAGGGCGGCCGCGGGTGCTGCTGCTGCAGCTGCACAGAATGTACTACGATTCAGCCACAAAGCAAACACGAACTATGAATGAAACCGGCCGGGAAGGAAGAACGGGGATTCAGCTCATTACCGTCGTCGGAGTCGAGGGGGAAAGTGACGCCGGCGACGCGGACGGCCACCAGCAGGAACAGGACGGCAGCCACGACGGCATCAGGGCTCATCTTGTCCATGCCGGCGCTGTGACCTGCTGTGCGCTGCTTTGCTTTGGTCTGCTCTGCTTGGCCCGCGGGGGGGGGGCTTTTAAGGGGGTTGGGGGAATTGACGGGATAATACTGCTACGGGTCCTCACACGTTATTTTGGCTTAAACAACGCTATTTTCACTTATTTTCACTGACTTTGCTCCTCAACGTTAGAGGAGCCAGTTCCAGTCGGCGGACACTTGCTAGCTTACAGCATCTTCGGCAGCGTCCTCCAAAACGTTTcccaaaggtttttttttttaCGCCGGACATTTTTTCGTCTCCAGTCACGCGTCCCAAAGACTTTTTCCGTCCGGCGCGGCCCTATATGTTGTCCGGTGTCTTGAGCCCGTTCCcgctccacaggggacgctccggggacaccGGACAGAGCGAGAAGCGAGGCGGGAAGTGGCGGGGCCAACGCGTCATTGACACACGGACAAGTTTGGGGGCGCGCGTTTGGGGAACGCGACTGGGCAGCGAcgccccccaaacgcggcacgaagaaaacacgtcccccaaacgctcgatccagagcgctttgggggacgctttgcgagatgcgactggagatgctgtTATCCCCCAGATTCAACGCCTTCTGTGTAGCCAACGCCCTTAACTTCACGTTCACCTCCTTTCCGGACTCCTCTGTCCGCAGCCATGGCGGAGCGGTGTTCTCCGCGTGCGCTTCCTCCCCTATCGTCCGTGATTTCATTGTGGCCACCAAGGAGATCTGTCTTGGGAGATCGTCCTACCACTTGCACCGTTCCACGTCTGCGGCGGCGGAGGCTGTCTCTCGCCTTCCCTCTTGGCCGCCGTGCTGGGAGCTTGTCGTCTTCACGGCCGCCTCGGATGGGCTAGGGTTTCCCGGGCCTGGGTCAAACCTGGCCCCTCTCCCCGCCGATGTGGCCGCTGACCCGCCCGAGGTGCATGTGACCGCTAACCAGCCCACCACATGCTTGGACCGTGTGGCCCCGGCCAATCCCAGGATGGGAAGTTTCGGTCCCTCTTTTCTGCCCTCAGCCCGACCCCTTCCCCTTCCCAAGTCACAGCCACCCCCTACCTCCCCATCTCCTCCCATAACTGCTACTCTGAGCCTCACGCGAATCCTGCCGGCCGGAGTGACGACGGTGAGGATGCCTCCTTCCCCCGTGATGTCCTGTCCTGGCCACCCTCGTTTTCCCCCACCCCTTCTTCGGCCCAGGCGTGCCCTCGTTTTCAGCCCACACGCCGATCAAAAAGCATGGGAGCGCCGCGATCTCGCCGGAGACTCCCTCCGCGGACCGGTCCGTCGCCTCCACCTGCAGTCTGGCTCTGTGCCAGCATCCACTCGCACCTATAAGGACGCTCTGCTCTCCTCCCCTCCTCCCCACCGCAGCCCACCCAGCCCTAGACGCCTCCTCTTTTCTCTAGTCAAAGGAAAAGATCTCTGCTTTCGGTGTCTCTCGCCGGAGCACTTCGTCGGTGGCTGTCGGGACCCGCTTCGGTGTAAGGCGTGTGGCCGTTTCGGTCACCGCAAGAAAGGATGTGAGCTCCCACCTCTCTCCTACTCCCGCTCTGCCGCCTTTCTGTCCTCCATGGCTGACCCCTGTCCTCCCCTGTCCCCTAGGTTGCGCAAGTTGAGCTCCCCTTCGGTTTCCCCCGCGACCCCGTGCCCTGCTGACGACCCGGCGATGCATGCCGCCAGCACGGGGCTCCGGCGGGGCTTCCTCATCAGGCCGCCCACCCCGTACCCCCGTGGCCATGCTGCTACCTCACCTGCGCCAGCTTCTCTGGCGTCGATGGGCACCCCTCGCACCGGCTCGGCAGCTGCCTTGGGCCATAGGGGCCCTCCGACCTTCGCGCCCTTCGGGCAGGCGGCGCTCCTCCCTGAGGCGCCCGCGCGGTCGGACTACGCCAAGATTTTCATGCCACCCTCGACCGGCATAGCGCGCAGCCAACGCTTCGCCTACGCCCTGTTCGAGCCCCCTCTTGCCCCggcgtcctcctccgccgtgcGCTGGAAGAACGCGGTGGGAACCCTTTGGTGAGGCTCGCTGCTAGTGATTACGGCGCTCTCTTCGTCATCTTTGGCTCACCGGAGATGCGGGACGAGGTCATGGTGCGCTTTCCGCTCGAGCTCGAGGGGCACCTGATCAAGCTGGAGCGCCCCGAGGATGGTTGCAACCGCTTCGCCTGGAGGTACTCCTCCTTCGCACACATCTCGGCCACTGGGTTCCCGCTTGAATACTGGGACGAGGGCGGGATTCGTACGGCTTTCCGCTCCATTGGGAGCGTCTGCTGTATTGACCCGCTCTGCCTGGACAAGCGCGATTTCTCGGCGATGAGGTTGGTGCTGAAGCTCGAGAACGCCTCCAACGTGCCGGCGACCCTCCTTGTCCGCGACTCTCTCGGCGCAAGCTCGGCGGTCG
This region of Lolium perenne isolate Kyuss_39 chromosome 2, Kyuss_2.0, whole genome shotgun sequence genomic DNA includes:
- the LOC127329712 gene encoding uncharacterized protein — protein: MDKMSPDAVVAAVLFLLVAVRVAGVTFPLDSDDAAAAAPAAALLDCPPSPCAPCRPCAPEPPCVNGQRQPPVSSSISNIVIIASVVSAVAALLTAIAALITALRRCHRRHDDSSDVESSSAATPPPPRPRPGCRRRRKPSHGRRRRRAAAASLASAPTRATDLLHRLVPRGDRPACFLALALLRGSCPASTPWRSGTAPWPGPRAAASLTRPRPQPPVDGAAVLTLTGAGGCSDGQGSSSKDGGNVEKDAASGTVPRWPVSSTSTSWTSGRSTTSGACTVGAALQIHGGPKCFGEDYSMDFWSDDEDKEKMSRSHVFFEVLLMEGSPHMHKGRIWKTMRDAWDRLISTIHRWAILCKTALEVTLQQYIRDMEHKPEELLQIARH